A section of the Macadamia integrifolia cultivar HAES 741 chromosome 9, SCU_Mint_v3, whole genome shotgun sequence genome encodes:
- the LOC122089268 gene encoding uncharacterized protein LOC122089268, with product MMKGAVVTLLAFLLLANRINFGSTSLSTAPAFLWSPYQLLYNEVKESVNYRTISSKDLAKSVLFQGGWLNLLCSSENSQQSMDFMLVFVGKELQSSDISRNKHADPNLIDLLKVSFMRSNFSMAFPYVSVSKEETMENSLISGFTETCGHQLGVGDIAFLESCSAEGEDFKKLADLNSVNDYLLSRMEKRPKGQTDLIVFCHVGTDSLNNLEQRPSEVEVLSDLISSVEQSGARYTVLYASDPYRSIHSPSYGALGRFLSESSAGNDSVDVTSCDGVCQIKSTLLEGVLVGIVLLIILLSGLCCMMGIDTPTRFEAPPDS from the exons ATGATGAAGGGAGCTGTGGTGACATTATTGGCATTTTTGCTTCTTGCAAATCGAATCAATTTTGGTTCAACTTCACTCTCCACTGCCCCGGCATTTTTGTGGTCCCCATACCA GTTATTATACAATGAGGTGAAAGAATCTGTCAACTATCGAACAATATCATCAAAGGATTTAGCCAAGTCTGTTCTGTTTCAAGGGGGCTGGTTAAACTTGCTG TGCTCATCGGAGAACTCTCAGCAATCTATGGATTTCATGCTTGTTTTTGTTGGCAAAGAG TTGCAATCTTCagatatttctagaaacaaacaTGCAGATCCCAATCTTATAGACTTGCTCAAG GTCTCATTCATGAGGTCCAATTTTTCCATGGCATTCCCTTATGTTTCAGTATCCAAGGAGGAGACAATGGAGAATTCTTTGATTTCAGGGTTCACAGAAACTTGTGGGCATCAGCTAGGAGTTGGTGATATTGCCTTCCTGGAGTCATGTTCAGCCGAGGGTGAAGATTTTAAGAAACTTGCGGACCTGAACTCAGTGAAT GATTATTTGTTGTCAAGGATGGAGAAGAGGCCAAAGGGGCAAACGGATTTGATTGTTTTCTGCCATGTTGGTACCGATTCTTTGAACAATCTTGAGCAGAGACCTTCAGAAG TTGAGGTTCTGTCTGACCTTATCAGTTCTGTTGAGCAGTCTGGGGCAAGGTACACGGTTCTTTATGCTTCAGATCCATATAGATCAATCCACAGCCCATCTTATGGGGCATTGGGAAGGTTTCTGTCTGAAAGTAGTGCTGGAAATGATTCAGTTGATGTAACTAGCTGTGATGGAGTTTGCCAGATAAAATCTACACTTCTGGAAGGAGTTTTAGTT GGGATTGTTCTACTTATAATCCTACTATCAGGCCTTTGCTGTATGATGGGTATCGATACTCCTACTAGGTTCGAGGCTCCACCAGATTCTTAA